One segment of Salvelinus alpinus chromosome 1, SLU_Salpinus.1, whole genome shotgun sequence DNA contains the following:
- the LOC139575145 gene encoding ladderlectin-like, protein MEKLAVLLLLSAAIALGDANLIQLLGLEPLLKTKVEQTPPAEAHVAAVQEGIKESSCPSDWHTYGSHCFKFVSIQQSFVDSEQNCLALGGNLASVHSLLEYQFMQALTNDTNGHLHSTWLGGFDAIKEGTWMWSDGSRFDYTNWDTDEPNNAGEGEDCLHMNAASAKLWYDVPCEWKFAYLCSRRM, encoded by the coding sequence ATGGAGAAGTTGGCCGTCCTTCTGCTTCTGAGTGCTGCCATTGCACTGGGCGACGCAAACCTGATCCAGCTCCTTGGTTTAGAACCCTTACTGAAGACTAAGGTGGAACAGACTCCTCCTGCCGAGGCTCACGTGGCAGCAGTGCAGGAGGGGATAAAGGAAAGTTCATGTCCCTCAGACTGGCACACATATGGATCACACTGTTTCAAGTTTGTCAGCATTCAGCAATCATTCGTAGATTCGGAGCAAAACTGTTTGGCACTTGGTGGAAACCTAGCATCCGTGCATAGCCTTTTAGAGTACCAGTTTATGCAAGCACTGACAAATGATACCAATGGCCACCTACATAGCACCTGGCTTGGAGGTTTTGATGCAATCAAGGAGGGCACATGGATGTGGTCAGATGGGTCCAGATTTGATTACACTAACTGGGACACCGATGAGCCCAATAacgctggagaaggagaggactgTCTGCATATGAACGCTGCAAGTGCGAAGCTCTGGTATGACGTGCCCTGTGAGTGGAAGTTTGCATATCTCTGTTCCAGAAGAATGTAG